A segment of the Panacibacter ginsenosidivorans genome:
TTTTATTATTTTAAATTCGCATCTATTTATTTCTTGGCTTGTCTAACATATAATCGAAACGTTTGCCGGTTACCTCTGCCATGTCTGGTATTTCATCAACTTTGTATTTACCTGCATCAAGTTTTGCTTTTGTTTCGCTGAATGCAACCAATGTTTCCTGTATGTCCGAATCTGTATGCGCCGCTGTAGGTATGAGACGATAAATAATGTGCCCCTTAGGTATTACGGGATACACAACGATTGAGCAGAAAATATGATAATTTTCGCGAAGATCTCTAACCATTGCAGTTGCTTCCTCAACGCCACCTTTCATATACACTGGCGTAACCGGAGAATCTGTTTTACCAATATCAAAACCTCTTTCTTTTAGACCTGCCTGTAATTTTTTTGCATTGCTCCAGAGTTTTTCTTTTAACTCAGGCATGGTGCGCAACATATCTAATCTTTTAAGATTACCTAACACTATCGGCATTGGTAAACTCTTTGCAAATATTTGTGAGCGTATGTTATAACGGATATAATCAATAATAACTCTTGGTCCCGCCATAAATGCACCAATTGATGCCATTGATTTTGCGAATGTAGAAAAATACAAGTCTATCGCATCCTGGCAACCTTGTTCTTCACCTGCACCGGCACCTGTTTTACCAAGTGTACCAAAGCCATGCGCATCATCTACCAGTAAACGAAACCCATATTTGGCTTTCAATGCAGCTATTTCTTTTAACTTGCCCTGGTCACCGGCCATACCAAATACGCCTTCGGTTATTACAAGAATACCACCACTGCCTTGTTCTTCTATCAGCTTTGTAGCACGCTGCAGTTGTTTTTCACAATCATCAATATCATTGTGCTTATACACATAACGATGCCCGGGGTGCAAACGCAGACCATCAATAATACACGCATGGCTTTCCGCGTCGTACACAATAACATCGTGTCTGCCGCAAATAGCATCTATGGCACTCATGATGCCCTGGTAGCCATAATTCATGAGTATAACATCTTCTTTGCCCTCAAATTCGGCCAGTTCTCTTTCTAATTGTTCATGATAATTACTATTGCCACTCATCATGCGTGCACCCATTGGCAATGCCAGCCCATATTCAGCAGCGGCATCTGCATCTATTTTACGTACTTCCGGATGATTGGCGAGACCGAGGTAGTTATTCAAACTCCATACGATCATTTCCTGACCGCGAAATTTCATGCGGCTGCCTATCGGGCCATCCAATTTGGGAAATGCATAATAGCCATGTGCCCTTTCGCGGTGTTCGCCTATGGGGCCATAATTTTTCACGAGACGTTCGAAAATGTCTGCCATATTAATTGATGTTTAGAATGTTTTGAACTTAGCGTACGGTTCTTTACACGGCACCTGTTGTGTCACTCACTTGTACTGTTGGTCATATATTGGGCAAAGCGAATAACTTACAAGAGTTAGTAAAAAATCACTGCAAAAGTAAGGAAATGGAATCAATGCCTATATGATCAGAGTCGCATGCATAAATACCAAGTGCATAAATATTAGTAAAGAAATGTTGCTATTGCATTAACAGCACACGCTGTGCGACGCAAGAAACGATGCCATGAAAAACCATTGCCGGGTTCATAAACAATTCTTTATGTCTTTGTTAACGGCAGAAAATAATTTACCCACATCCATATCTTTGCCCGAAATATATTTTTCATGCGCAGTCTATTAACCTTTATCTTTTTTTCTTTTTGTGTAAGTTTTTCATTTGCTCAAAAAACACCGGCGCAAACCAACAGCATTGAAAGACCCAGGCTGGTGGTAGGCATTGTAATTGACCAAATGCGTTGGGACTATTTATACCGCTATTATGATGTATATAAAACCAATGGTGGTTTTAAAAGATTGATGGGAGAGGGATTTACCTGCGAGAATGCTTTTATTCCGTACACACCCACAGTAACAGCGGCAGGCCATACCTGCGTTTACACAGGATCAGTTCCGGCTATACATGGTATTGTTGGTAATAACTGGTATGATAATATTACCAAACGAGGTGTTTACTGCACAGATGATGATAGCGTGCAAACCGTTGGTAGTAATACGCCTGCAGGAAAGATGAGCCCTAAGAATATGTTTGCCACAACAATAGGGGATGAGCTGAAACTTGCCACCAATTTCAAAAGCAAAGTAATTGGGGTGGCGATAAAAGACCGGGGTGCAATATTGCCTGCAGGGCATACAGCAAATGCTGCATACTGGTACGATTATAAAACCGGGGATTTTATTACCAGCACTTATTACATGAATGAATTACCAAAATGGGTGCAGGCATTCAATGCAAGAAAAGTGGTTGATTCATTATATAAACTCAACTGGCATCTTTACCTGCCAAAAGAAGTGTACGCAAAATACTGCACGGCTGATGATAAACCTTATGAAAATAAACCACTGGGAAAAGCAACGTCAACCTTTCCTTATAGCCTCTCGCAGTTTGCCGGTAAAGAGTATGGCAGAATTGCTTCTACACCTTACGGTAATACTTTAACCGAAGCAATGGCAGAAGCCGCTGTAAAAGCAGAAAGCCTTGGCAGCAATGGTACAACAGATATGCTTACGGTAAGTTTTTCATCGCCGGATTATATTGGTCATTCGTTTGGCCCAAATTCATGGGAGCAATTAGACAACTATGCAAGGCTTGATGCCACGCTTGGTAAATTCTTTGCTTTTCTTGATGCTACAGTTGGTAAAGGTGCATACACAGTGTTTTTAACAGCAGATCATGGTGTGGCACACGTGCCTAATTTTTCTGTTGAAAATAAATTACCCGGCGGCGCATTCAATGATGTAAAAGTGTTGAATGATGTAAATGCTGCATTGAAAACAAAGTTTGGATACGATAAACTGGCGCTTGATTTTGTAAACTATCTTGTTGTATTTAATAATGATCTTATAGATTCTGCCAATCTTGATAAAGCAGCTATACACAAAACAGTAATTGACGTGTTGCTGAAACAAAAAGAAATTGCGCAGGCATTTGAAATAAAAGATGTAATGAACACTACCATTACTGCTAAACAAAGAGAAATGATGAGCAATGGATATTTCCCTTCAAGATGTGGGGAGATACAATTTATTTTAAAGCCCGGTTATGTAGAAGGCAATGGTAATGGCACTTCGCACGGTTTGTGGAATCCTTATGATTCACATATTCCTTTGCTCTGGTATGGATGGGGAATTAAACACGGCAAAACAAACCGCGAAACATACATGACAGATATTGCTGCAACACTTGCGGGTATGTTACATATTCAAATGCCTAGTGGTTGTATCGGGCATGTTGTGGAAGAAGTGATGAAGTAAGCAAAGCGTTTAATGTAGAGTTACAAAGGCGCAAAGATTTTCTCTTTGCGCCTTTGTTTCTTATTCGCCCTTGTGTGATTTTTTTGTACCAAACTGTGGTGCTGTTATTAAGCTTATGTTGCGTCGCACTCTTGTACACTTTGGCCTTTATGCAGCATATAGCAGAAATATCACTTGCCTTTTATGAAGGTCAATATTTATCTGCTTCCACTCTTTTACTGTTTTTGTATGAATACTTTCTGATGTAGAAGTTATATCAACAGCAACACAAATTTTTGTTTCATTCCTGCAGGTGGCAAGCAATGTTCTAAATAGTTGATTATTGCGGTAAGGTGTTTCTATAAAAAGTTGGGTGCAATTTTTTTTGAAAGAATATTCTTCCAGTTCTTTAATGCTTTTCTTGCGTTCATTTTCGTCAATGGGTAAATAGCCAACGAACTGGAATGATTGTCCGTTCATGCCGCTCGCCATTAGTGCAAGCAAAATAGAACTCGGTCCAACTAATGGAACAACAGTGGCATTCATTTGTTGCGCAATGCTTATTAATAACTGACCAGGATCGGCAACACCAGGACAGCCAGCTTCGCTAACGATACCAATATTCTTTCCTTCTTTTATGCATTGAGCAAATGCCGCTTTTACAGCATGCTCTGCTTTGTGTATAGTGTGCCACGAATAATCATCTATCACCATTTCTCTCCAGAGCTTTTTAAAAAAACGTCTTGCTGTTTTTTCATTCTCTGCAAAAAAC
Coding sequences within it:
- a CDS encoding aminotransferase class I/II-fold pyridoxal phosphate-dependent enzyme, whose translation is MADIFERLVKNYGPIGEHRERAHGYYAFPKLDGPIGSRMKFRGQEMIVWSLNNYLGLANHPEVRKIDADAAAEYGLALPMGARMMSGNSNYHEQLERELAEFEGKEDVILMNYGYQGIMSAIDAICGRHDVIVYDAESHACIIDGLRLHPGHRYVYKHNDIDDCEKQLQRATKLIEEQGSGGILVITEGVFGMAGDQGKLKEIAALKAKYGFRLLVDDAHGFGTLGKTGAGAGEEQGCQDAIDLYFSTFAKSMASIGAFMAGPRVIIDYIRYNIRSQIFAKSLPMPIVLGNLKRLDMLRTMPELKEKLWSNAKKLQAGLKERGFDIGKTDSPVTPVYMKGGVEEATAMVRDLRENYHIFCSIVVYPVIPKGHIIYRLIPTAAHTDSDIQETLVAFSETKAKLDAGKYKVDEIPDMAEVTGKRFDYMLDKPRNK
- the pafA gene encoding alkaline phosphatase PafA codes for the protein MRSLLTFIFFSFCVSFSFAQKTPAQTNSIERPRLVVGIVIDQMRWDYLYRYYDVYKTNGGFKRLMGEGFTCENAFIPYTPTVTAAGHTCVYTGSVPAIHGIVGNNWYDNITKRGVYCTDDDSVQTVGSNTPAGKMSPKNMFATTIGDELKLATNFKSKVIGVAIKDRGAILPAGHTANAAYWYDYKTGDFITSTYYMNELPKWVQAFNARKVVDSLYKLNWHLYLPKEVYAKYCTADDKPYENKPLGKATSTFPYSLSQFAGKEYGRIASTPYGNTLTEAMAEAAVKAESLGSNGTTDMLTVSFSSPDYIGHSFGPNSWEQLDNYARLDATLGKFFAFLDATVGKGAYTVFLTADHGVAHVPNFSVENKLPGGAFNDVKVLNDVNAALKTKFGYDKLALDFVNYLVVFNNDLIDSANLDKAAIHKTVIDVLLKQKEIAQAFEIKDVMNTTITAKQREMMSNGYFPSRCGEIQFILKPGYVEGNGNGTSHGLWNPYDSHIPLLWYGWGIKHGKTNRETYMTDIAATLAGMLHIQMPSGCIGHVVEEVMK
- a CDS encoding SAM-dependent methyltransferase — encoded protein: MNEQSRSKVYLIPTVLHDDEKALEALPSYLLNAIKDCQVFFAENEKTARRFFKKLWREMVIDDYSWHTIHKAEHAVKAAFAQCIKEGKNIGIVSEAGCPGVADPGQLLISIAQQMNATVVPLVGPSSILLALMASGMNGQSFQFVGYLPIDENERKKSIKELEEYSFKKNCTQLFIETPYRNNQLFRTLLATCRNETKICVAVDITSTSESIHTKTVKEWKQINIDLHKRQVIFLLYAA